TCGGCAGGATATGAGGGCTGCCATCGCGCTTTCGGCCGGCCTGGTCGCGGTCGCCTTCGGCTCCGCTGAGGCGGGGCGTACGGGCTGGACCAGGCCGGCCGCACTGGCGTCCGTGGGAGCTGGTCTGGTACTCCTGGCACTGCTTGCCGCGGCTGAACGACGCAGGCGCTATCCGCTGGTGCCGGTACGGGCCATCGCAAAGGCTTCCGTGGGCCTCTCCCAGCTGGCCGTCGCCGTGATGGGGATGACGGGCACGGCGACGTTCTTCTTCCTGGCCCAGTACCAGCAGCGGGTCCTCGGCGACACCCCCCAGACCGCCGCCTTGTGGCAGCTCCCGCTGACGGTCGCGGCCGCGTTGGGATCGGTGCTGGCTGCGCGGCTAGCCCGTCTGGTAGGCCCCAAAATGGCTGCGGTCCTGGGGCAGACGGCACTGGGGGCGGGTCTACTGTGGCTGGGTCGGCTCACGGGAGAAGGGACGTTCGCGCAAGAGGCTCTGGTGCCGTCCCTGCTGGTCGGTTGTGGGATGGGCTTGGCGGTCGTCCACCTGACACAGGCCGCGACGGCGTGGGCCACGCCCCAGGAAGCCGGTTTGGTGAGCGGCCTCACGAGTACCGCCAGAGCCTTCGGCGGGGTCATCGGCCTCGCGCCACTGAGCAGCCTGGCGGCCTACACGACGGTGAGTACGAGCCACGACGTCTCCCAGACGCAGGCGCTCCAGGCAGGATACTCGACGGCCTTCACGACGCTGGGGCTGATCATGGCGGCGAGCACGCTCCTCCTGATCGCTCGGATCCCGCGTCCCTGGTCGTATGCACGGGCAGTCGGCGCATGAGCCGCCAAGCACAGGACGGCATACAACACACCACCTTGAGACCTACCACTTCCGAGAAGGGAAGAACGATGTGTGAGTGGCCCGAAGGCATGGACACCATCGAGATCGACGATCTGCTGCTGCGCTGTGTCATAGGCGTACGGGCAGAGGAGCGGCGCGACCGGTCGGACGTCGTCATCGGCCTGAGGATCGCCGCCGACACACGTCCTGCTGCGACCAGTGACGCGATCGAGCACGCGTGGAACTACCGGACAGCGGTGAAGGCCGTGATCGCCCTCGTGGAGAAGTCGAGTTTCCACACCGTCGAGGCTCTAGCGGATGCCATAGCCCGCTGCCTGGTGGCACACGGAACCCCCCACGTTCAGGTCACGGTTCACAAGCCAGGGGCCCTTCGCTTCGCCCGCACGGTGGGGGTTCGCATCGAACGGCGAGCAGCCGACTACCCGCGGGCGGCGGCCGGGCAACAGGCCGAGCCCGCGCTCCAGCCGCTTGCCCCCGCACCCCGCGACCACGCCGTGCCAGCCTGAGAGATCGACAGTATCGGCACCACAGGAGACCCCATGTCACACGACGGCATCTACCTCGGCATCGGCTCCAACCTGTCCCCGGAGTCCAATATCAGCTGGGCTCTGGCGTGGCTCGGCAAGCACGGTCTAGTCCAGGCGACCTCCCCGGTGTACCGCACCCGGCCGGTGGGCATCGCCGGCGCTCCGGACTTCCTCAATCTCGCCCTGCGTGTGGACTACGCGGGCGGAGACCTGGCCCGGCTGAAGTCCCTGCTGGAGTCGCTCGAGCGCCGGTGCGGGCGAACCCGGCCGGAGCCCTGCTACGACGGTTGGCAGTCGCGGAGCTTGGACCTCGACATTCTCCTCGACGGAGACCGAGTCGCCACCTACGGCGCGAAGCCCTGGCATGTGCCGCATCCGGACGTCCTCCGCTTCGCGCACGTGGCCGTCCCACTCGCCGACATCGCTGGCGAACTGATTCACCCACAGTGCGGGGTCTCCCTCGCCGACATCGCCGCCGCGATGCCCCACGACGGCATTACTGACCTCGGCTCATCAAGGTGATGCTGGCTCGTCGAGGGTCAGGCCGGTACCGGCTACGAAGCCGTCGAGGGTGTCGGGGCGGTACTGCAGGCGCTTGCGCCGGTTGCTGACGAGGGCTTCGAGTCGGTCGAGGGCGACGACGGACCGGCTTCTTCGGACGTCAGGACGGCCCCGACGCCGTCTGGCCCCGTCCGGTCGCCTGAACGGGTAGCGATGACGTCGTGTGCTGTGACGCCTGCCTCGGACGGGTACCCCTCCTCCTACACCGTGAGCGGTGTCGCCAGGTCACTGCGAACCGACCGCAGAGAGCCCGGCAGCCGCATGTACTCGCCCCGGAAGGCAATGCCGTGCGTCTTCGTAGAGCCGCTCTGCTCACCGTCGCTCTGGCCGGCCTCGCAGCCGGGGCCGCCGTCCCATCGGAGACAACCGGCGGTTCACCGGCCTGGCACGGGGTGCTGAAGCAGCAGGGGGTGGTGCGCAGCGGAGACCGGCCCATCGCCGCCGAGGTGACGCTGCTCCAGGCCGGGGACCGCCCCGGGGCCGGCGCCCGCCCGCTGGCCCGCACCCGCAGCGACGCCCATGGCCGCTTCACCCTGTCATACCGTGCCCCGGACAGTCCGGACGCCGTGCTGTACCTGACCGCGGACTCGGGCCCCACCGGTCACCCGCGCAGCCGGACCGGGCACCGTGTGCGGCCGGTCCGACTGGTCGCGGTGATCGGCACCGGGCATCGCCACGGCAAGGTCGTACTCAACGAGCGCACCACGGTCGCGGCGGGGTTCGCGATGGCGCAGTTCACCCGGGGTGGTGAGATGGCGGGCCGCCGTCCCGGGCTTCAGAACGCGGCGGCCGTCTCGCACAACCTCGCGGACATCAGCGACGGGGCGGCGGCCGAGGTGCTCGCCACCGCCCCGAACGGTGACCAGACCTCCAGCCTGCGTGCCTTCAACACGCTGGCCGACATTCTGTC
This DNA window, taken from Streptomyces sp. SCSIO 30461, encodes the following:
- a CDS encoding MFS transporter, which produces MQSRSQLAALASVQFLLMLSASVINVTSPAIGEDLRLSPVQLSWVVSAYVLAIAALLLPAGRATDLVGRRRLMLVGLCVFAAASVLAALSDSVGPLIGARALQGVGVALVEPALLSLFLLLAPPGERGKPLGLWGAAAAAGGGAGTLLGGLLTGSTGWQSVFFTAAALAVLLAVACARMLPADVRTAPGLSRQDMRAAIALSAGLVAVAFGSAEAGRTGWTRPAALASVGAGLVLLALLAAAERRRRYPLVPVRAIAKASVGLSQLAVAVMGMTGTATFFFLAQYQQRVLGDTPQTAALWQLPLTVAAALGSVLAARLARLVGPKMAAVLGQTALGAGLLWLGRLTGEGTFAQEALVPSLLVGCGMGLAVVHLTQAATAWATPQEAGLVSGLTSTARAFGGVIGLAPLSSLAAYTTVSTSHDVSQTQALQAGYSTAFTTLGLIMAASTLLLIARIPRPWSYARAVGA
- a CDS encoding dihydroneopterin aldolase, whose amino-acid sequence is MCEWPEGMDTIEIDDLLLRCVIGVRAEERRDRSDVVIGLRIAADTRPAATSDAIEHAWNYRTAVKAVIALVEKSSFHTVEALADAIARCLVAHGTPHVQVTVHKPGALRFARTVGVRIERRAADYPRAAAGQQAEPALQPLAPAPRDHAVPA
- the folK gene encoding 2-amino-4-hydroxy-6-hydroxymethyldihydropteridine diphosphokinase translates to MSHDGIYLGIGSNLSPESNISWALAWLGKHGLVQATSPVYRTRPVGIAGAPDFLNLALRVDYAGGDLARLKSLLESLERRCGRTRPEPCYDGWQSRSLDLDILLDGDRVATYGAKPWHVPHPDVLRFAHVAVPLADIAGELIHPQCGVSLADIAAAMPHDGITDLGSSR